In Kryptolebias marmoratus isolate JLee-2015 linkage group LG20, ASM164957v2, whole genome shotgun sequence, a genomic segment contains:
- the LOC108244502 gene encoding DBIRD complex subunit ZNF326 isoform X2, translated as MNRHNKFPFAHSVMPKAPASGPRQAPPSRVPQAFVEAMKRISASETALSTPLQSKKEEPSADKWKSSFQAINKNDGNSQGESTSGAERTQLYDPSSPLSSDSESDISKAQDGKPSPNIQDKSINCQRFSSDRHRSSHWESPYSESGSRPLDKHKFTTRPTENRGLSPGRRLPESHAYGPDTKTLERPGYGLKSGPPEQRGCSPDRALYGSSTQAFPEPYRGRRINGEERTTLPEYRREQMTTTRRSSPPRLKRDHQQLGHVETGLDQNPPPTKVTRHADKTVTVDRCPIVCDLCDVELANAQELEEHLDCRSHWDTLEHIQQKNKYDDLAIAFLQEVMLYKSRHCSRAVEEKALQALQEKDHMTKVEMLHCAACKVYVSTSAADVHTHISSQGHLANTKEFEALQRRACLSKAGTMLKELQPQFQHFLKGGSPFQ; from the exons ATGAACCGTCATAATAAATTTCCGTTTGCCCATTCAGTGATGCCTAAAGCACCGGCTTCAGGACCCAGACAGGCGCCTCCTTCACG agtCCCCCAGGCTTTCGTAGAAGCCATGAAACGGATATCAGCGTCTGAGACGGCTCTCAGCACTCCACTCCAATCAAAGAAAG AGGAGCCCTCTGCTGACAAATGGAAGTCTTCATTCCAGGCAATCAACAAAAACGATGGTAACTCTCAGGGAGAAAGCACAAGCGGTGCAGAGAG GACTCAGCTGTATGATCCTAGCAGCCCTCTGTCGTCTGATTCTGAGTCAGACATATCTAAGGCTCAAGACGGCAAGCCCTCTCCAAATATCCAGGATAAAAGCATCAACTGTCAGCGGTTCTCTTCAGACAGACATAGGAGCAGCCACTGGGAATCGCCCTACTCCGAGTCAGGGAGCCGACCTCTTGACAAACACAAATTTACAACTAGACCCACAGAGAACCGAGGTCTCAGTCCCGGACGCAGACTGCCTGAAAGTCATGCTTATGGCCCAGACACTAAAACACTTGAACGCCCAGGCTATGGCTTGAAGAGTGGACCTCCGGAGCAAAGAGGCTGCAGTCCTGACAGGGCTCTTTACGGCTCCTCCACCCAGGCATTCCCAGAACCTTACAGAGGACGAAGGATTAACGGGGAGGAGAGAACAACACTGCCCGAGTACAGGAGAGAG caGATGACCACCACACGTAGGTCATCTCCACCCAGGTTAAAGAGAGACCATCAGCAGCTGGGACATGTGGAAACAG GACTGGACCAAAACCCACCGCCCACAAAGGTGACAAGACATGCAGACAAAACTGTGACAGTGGACAG GTGTCCCATCGTTTGTGACCTCTGTGACGTTGAGCTGGCCAATGCCCAGGAGCTGGAGGAACATCTGGACTGCAGAAGTCACTGGGACACACTGGAGCACatccagcaaaaaaataaatatgacgATCTGGCAATAGCTTTCCTGCAG GAAGTCATGCTGTATAAGAGCCGTCACTGTAGCCGGGCGGTAGAAGAGAAGGCTCTTCAAG CTCTGCAGGAAAAGGATCACATGACAAAGGTGGAAATGCTCCATTGCGCAGCCTGTAAAGTCTACGTGTCCACGTCTGCAGCTGATGTGCACACTCACATCAGCTCTCAGGGACACCTCGCCAACACAAAG GAGTTTGAAGCGCTGCAGAGACGAGCTTGCCTTAGCAAAGCAGGCACCATGCTCAAGGAGCTTCAGCCACAgttccaacatttcctgaag GGTGGCTCCCCGTTTCAGTGA
- the LOC108244502 gene encoding DBIRD complex subunit ZNF326 isoform X1, protein MNRHNKFPFAHSVMPKAPASGPRQAPPSRVPQAFVEAMKRISASETALSTPLQSKKEEPSADKWKSSFQAINKNDGNSQGESTSGAERTQLYDPSSPLSSDSESDISKAQDGKPSPNIQDKSINCQRFSSDRHRSSHWESPYSESGSRPLDKHKFTTRPTENRGLSPGRRLPESHAYGPDTKTLERPGYGLKSGPPEQRGCSPDRALYGSSTQAFPEPYRGRRINGEERTTLPEYRREQMTTTRRSSPPRLKRDHQQLGHVETAGLDQNPPPTKVTRHADKTVTVDRCPIVCDLCDVELANAQELEEHLDCRSHWDTLEHIQQKNKYDDLAIAFLQEVMLYKSRHCSRAVEEKALQALQEKDHMTKVEMLHCAACKVYVSTSAADVHTHISSQGHLANTKEFEALQRRACLSKAGTMLKELQPQFQHFLKGGSPFQ, encoded by the exons ATGAACCGTCATAATAAATTTCCGTTTGCCCATTCAGTGATGCCTAAAGCACCGGCTTCAGGACCCAGACAGGCGCCTCCTTCACG agtCCCCCAGGCTTTCGTAGAAGCCATGAAACGGATATCAGCGTCTGAGACGGCTCTCAGCACTCCACTCCAATCAAAGAAAG AGGAGCCCTCTGCTGACAAATGGAAGTCTTCATTCCAGGCAATCAACAAAAACGATGGTAACTCTCAGGGAGAAAGCACAAGCGGTGCAGAGAG GACTCAGCTGTATGATCCTAGCAGCCCTCTGTCGTCTGATTCTGAGTCAGACATATCTAAGGCTCAAGACGGCAAGCCCTCTCCAAATATCCAGGATAAAAGCATCAACTGTCAGCGGTTCTCTTCAGACAGACATAGGAGCAGCCACTGGGAATCGCCCTACTCCGAGTCAGGGAGCCGACCTCTTGACAAACACAAATTTACAACTAGACCCACAGAGAACCGAGGTCTCAGTCCCGGACGCAGACTGCCTGAAAGTCATGCTTATGGCCCAGACACTAAAACACTTGAACGCCCAGGCTATGGCTTGAAGAGTGGACCTCCGGAGCAAAGAGGCTGCAGTCCTGACAGGGCTCTTTACGGCTCCTCCACCCAGGCATTCCCAGAACCTTACAGAGGACGAAGGATTAACGGGGAGGAGAGAACAACACTGCCCGAGTACAGGAGAGAG caGATGACCACCACACGTAGGTCATCTCCACCCAGGTTAAAGAGAGACCATCAGCAGCTGGGACATGTGGAAACAG CAGGACTGGACCAAAACCCACCGCCCACAAAGGTGACAAGACATGCAGACAAAACTGTGACAGTGGACAG GTGTCCCATCGTTTGTGACCTCTGTGACGTTGAGCTGGCCAATGCCCAGGAGCTGGAGGAACATCTGGACTGCAGAAGTCACTGGGACACACTGGAGCACatccagcaaaaaaataaatatgacgATCTGGCAATAGCTTTCCTGCAG GAAGTCATGCTGTATAAGAGCCGTCACTGTAGCCGGGCGGTAGAAGAGAAGGCTCTTCAAG CTCTGCAGGAAAAGGATCACATGACAAAGGTGGAAATGCTCCATTGCGCAGCCTGTAAAGTCTACGTGTCCACGTCTGCAGCTGATGTGCACACTCACATCAGCTCTCAGGGACACCTCGCCAACACAAAG GAGTTTGAAGCGCTGCAGAGACGAGCTTGCCTTAGCAAAGCAGGCACCATGCTCAAGGAGCTTCAGCCACAgttccaacatttcctgaag GGTGGCTCCCCGTTTCAGTGA
- the LOC108244502 gene encoding DBIRD complex subunit ZNF326 isoform X3, with protein sequence MNRHNKFPFAHSVMPKAPASGPRQAPPSRVPQAFVEAMKRISASETALSTPLQSKKEEPSADKWKSSFQAINKNDGNSQGESTSGAERTQLYDPSSPLSSDSESDISKAQDGKPSPNIQDKSINCQRFSSDRHRSSHWESPYSESGSRPLDKHKFTTRPTENRGLSPGRRLPESHAYGPDTKTLERPGYGLKSGPPEQRGCSPDRALYGSSTQAFPEPYRGRRINGEERTTLPEYRREMTTTRRSSPPRLKRDHQQLGHVETAGLDQNPPPTKVTRHADKTVTVDRCPIVCDLCDVELANAQELEEHLDCRSHWDTLEHIQQKNKYDDLAIAFLQEVMLYKSRHCSRAVEEKALQALQEKDHMTKVEMLHCAACKVYVSTSAADVHTHISSQGHLANTKEFEALQRRACLSKAGTMLKELQPQFQHFLKGGSPFQ encoded by the exons ATGAACCGTCATAATAAATTTCCGTTTGCCCATTCAGTGATGCCTAAAGCACCGGCTTCAGGACCCAGACAGGCGCCTCCTTCACG agtCCCCCAGGCTTTCGTAGAAGCCATGAAACGGATATCAGCGTCTGAGACGGCTCTCAGCACTCCACTCCAATCAAAGAAAG AGGAGCCCTCTGCTGACAAATGGAAGTCTTCATTCCAGGCAATCAACAAAAACGATGGTAACTCTCAGGGAGAAAGCACAAGCGGTGCAGAGAG GACTCAGCTGTATGATCCTAGCAGCCCTCTGTCGTCTGATTCTGAGTCAGACATATCTAAGGCTCAAGACGGCAAGCCCTCTCCAAATATCCAGGATAAAAGCATCAACTGTCAGCGGTTCTCTTCAGACAGACATAGGAGCAGCCACTGGGAATCGCCCTACTCCGAGTCAGGGAGCCGACCTCTTGACAAACACAAATTTACAACTAGACCCACAGAGAACCGAGGTCTCAGTCCCGGACGCAGACTGCCTGAAAGTCATGCTTATGGCCCAGACACTAAAACACTTGAACGCCCAGGCTATGGCTTGAAGAGTGGACCTCCGGAGCAAAGAGGCTGCAGTCCTGACAGGGCTCTTTACGGCTCCTCCACCCAGGCATTCCCAGAACCTTACAGAGGACGAAGGATTAACGGGGAGGAGAGAACAACACTGCCCGAGTACAGGAGAGAG ATGACCACCACACGTAGGTCATCTCCACCCAGGTTAAAGAGAGACCATCAGCAGCTGGGACATGTGGAAACAG CAGGACTGGACCAAAACCCACCGCCCACAAAGGTGACAAGACATGCAGACAAAACTGTGACAGTGGACAG GTGTCCCATCGTTTGTGACCTCTGTGACGTTGAGCTGGCCAATGCCCAGGAGCTGGAGGAACATCTGGACTGCAGAAGTCACTGGGACACACTGGAGCACatccagcaaaaaaataaatatgacgATCTGGCAATAGCTTTCCTGCAG GAAGTCATGCTGTATAAGAGCCGTCACTGTAGCCGGGCGGTAGAAGAGAAGGCTCTTCAAG CTCTGCAGGAAAAGGATCACATGACAAAGGTGGAAATGCTCCATTGCGCAGCCTGTAAAGTCTACGTGTCCACGTCTGCAGCTGATGTGCACACTCACATCAGCTCTCAGGGACACCTCGCCAACACAAAG GAGTTTGAAGCGCTGCAGAGACGAGCTTGCCTTAGCAAAGCAGGCACCATGCTCAAGGAGCTTCAGCCACAgttccaacatttcctgaag GGTGGCTCCCCGTTTCAGTGA
- the LOC108244502 gene encoding DBIRD complex subunit ZNF326 isoform X4: MNRHNKFPFAHSVMPKAPASGPRQAPPSRVPQAFVEAMKRISASETALSTPLQSKKEEPSADKWKSSFQAINKNDGNSQGESTSGAERTQLYDPSSPLSSDSESDISKAQDGKPSPNIQDKSINCQRFSSDRHRSSHWESPYSESGSRPLDKHKFTTRPTENRGLSPGRRLPESHAYGPDTKTLERPGYGLKSGPPEQRGCSPDRALYGSSTQAFPEPYRGRRINGEERTTLPEYRREMTTTRRSSPPRLKRDHQQLGHVETGLDQNPPPTKVTRHADKTVTVDRCPIVCDLCDVELANAQELEEHLDCRSHWDTLEHIQQKNKYDDLAIAFLQEVMLYKSRHCSRAVEEKALQALQEKDHMTKVEMLHCAACKVYVSTSAADVHTHISSQGHLANTKEFEALQRRACLSKAGTMLKELQPQFQHFLKGGSPFQ; the protein is encoded by the exons ATGAACCGTCATAATAAATTTCCGTTTGCCCATTCAGTGATGCCTAAAGCACCGGCTTCAGGACCCAGACAGGCGCCTCCTTCACG agtCCCCCAGGCTTTCGTAGAAGCCATGAAACGGATATCAGCGTCTGAGACGGCTCTCAGCACTCCACTCCAATCAAAGAAAG AGGAGCCCTCTGCTGACAAATGGAAGTCTTCATTCCAGGCAATCAACAAAAACGATGGTAACTCTCAGGGAGAAAGCACAAGCGGTGCAGAGAG GACTCAGCTGTATGATCCTAGCAGCCCTCTGTCGTCTGATTCTGAGTCAGACATATCTAAGGCTCAAGACGGCAAGCCCTCTCCAAATATCCAGGATAAAAGCATCAACTGTCAGCGGTTCTCTTCAGACAGACATAGGAGCAGCCACTGGGAATCGCCCTACTCCGAGTCAGGGAGCCGACCTCTTGACAAACACAAATTTACAACTAGACCCACAGAGAACCGAGGTCTCAGTCCCGGACGCAGACTGCCTGAAAGTCATGCTTATGGCCCAGACACTAAAACACTTGAACGCCCAGGCTATGGCTTGAAGAGTGGACCTCCGGAGCAAAGAGGCTGCAGTCCTGACAGGGCTCTTTACGGCTCCTCCACCCAGGCATTCCCAGAACCTTACAGAGGACGAAGGATTAACGGGGAGGAGAGAACAACACTGCCCGAGTACAGGAGAGAG ATGACCACCACACGTAGGTCATCTCCACCCAGGTTAAAGAGAGACCATCAGCAGCTGGGACATGTGGAAACAG GACTGGACCAAAACCCACCGCCCACAAAGGTGACAAGACATGCAGACAAAACTGTGACAGTGGACAG GTGTCCCATCGTTTGTGACCTCTGTGACGTTGAGCTGGCCAATGCCCAGGAGCTGGAGGAACATCTGGACTGCAGAAGTCACTGGGACACACTGGAGCACatccagcaaaaaaataaatatgacgATCTGGCAATAGCTTTCCTGCAG GAAGTCATGCTGTATAAGAGCCGTCACTGTAGCCGGGCGGTAGAAGAGAAGGCTCTTCAAG CTCTGCAGGAAAAGGATCACATGACAAAGGTGGAAATGCTCCATTGCGCAGCCTGTAAAGTCTACGTGTCCACGTCTGCAGCTGATGTGCACACTCACATCAGCTCTCAGGGACACCTCGCCAACACAAAG GAGTTTGAAGCGCTGCAGAGACGAGCTTGCCTTAGCAAAGCAGGCACCATGCTCAAGGAGCTTCAGCCACAgttccaacatttcctgaag GGTGGCTCCCCGTTTCAGTGA
- the LOC108244502 gene encoding DBIRD complex subunit ZNF326 isoform X5 translates to MPKAPASGPRQAPPSRVPQAFVEAMKRISASETALSTPLQSKKEEPSADKWKSSFQAINKNDGNSQGESTSGAERTQLYDPSSPLSSDSESDISKAQDGKPSPNIQDKSINCQRFSSDRHRSSHWESPYSESGSRPLDKHKFTTRPTENRGLSPGRRLPESHAYGPDTKTLERPGYGLKSGPPEQRGCSPDRALYGSSTQAFPEPYRGRRINGEERTTLPEYRREQMTTTRRSSPPRLKRDHQQLGHVETAGLDQNPPPTKVTRHADKTVTVDRCPIVCDLCDVELANAQELEEHLDCRSHWDTLEHIQQKNKYDDLAIAFLQEVMLYKSRHCSRAVEEKALQALQEKDHMTKVEMLHCAACKVYVSTSAADVHTHISSQGHLANTKEFEALQRRACLSKAGTMLKELQPQFQHFLKGGSPFQ, encoded by the exons ATGCCTAAAGCACCGGCTTCAGGACCCAGACAGGCGCCTCCTTCACG agtCCCCCAGGCTTTCGTAGAAGCCATGAAACGGATATCAGCGTCTGAGACGGCTCTCAGCACTCCACTCCAATCAAAGAAAG AGGAGCCCTCTGCTGACAAATGGAAGTCTTCATTCCAGGCAATCAACAAAAACGATGGTAACTCTCAGGGAGAAAGCACAAGCGGTGCAGAGAG GACTCAGCTGTATGATCCTAGCAGCCCTCTGTCGTCTGATTCTGAGTCAGACATATCTAAGGCTCAAGACGGCAAGCCCTCTCCAAATATCCAGGATAAAAGCATCAACTGTCAGCGGTTCTCTTCAGACAGACATAGGAGCAGCCACTGGGAATCGCCCTACTCCGAGTCAGGGAGCCGACCTCTTGACAAACACAAATTTACAACTAGACCCACAGAGAACCGAGGTCTCAGTCCCGGACGCAGACTGCCTGAAAGTCATGCTTATGGCCCAGACACTAAAACACTTGAACGCCCAGGCTATGGCTTGAAGAGTGGACCTCCGGAGCAAAGAGGCTGCAGTCCTGACAGGGCTCTTTACGGCTCCTCCACCCAGGCATTCCCAGAACCTTACAGAGGACGAAGGATTAACGGGGAGGAGAGAACAACACTGCCCGAGTACAGGAGAGAG caGATGACCACCACACGTAGGTCATCTCCACCCAGGTTAAAGAGAGACCATCAGCAGCTGGGACATGTGGAAACAG CAGGACTGGACCAAAACCCACCGCCCACAAAGGTGACAAGACATGCAGACAAAACTGTGACAGTGGACAG GTGTCCCATCGTTTGTGACCTCTGTGACGTTGAGCTGGCCAATGCCCAGGAGCTGGAGGAACATCTGGACTGCAGAAGTCACTGGGACACACTGGAGCACatccagcaaaaaaataaatatgacgATCTGGCAATAGCTTTCCTGCAG GAAGTCATGCTGTATAAGAGCCGTCACTGTAGCCGGGCGGTAGAAGAGAAGGCTCTTCAAG CTCTGCAGGAAAAGGATCACATGACAAAGGTGGAAATGCTCCATTGCGCAGCCTGTAAAGTCTACGTGTCCACGTCTGCAGCTGATGTGCACACTCACATCAGCTCTCAGGGACACCTCGCCAACACAAAG GAGTTTGAAGCGCTGCAGAGACGAGCTTGCCTTAGCAAAGCAGGCACCATGCTCAAGGAGCTTCAGCCACAgttccaacatttcctgaag GGTGGCTCCCCGTTTCAGTGA